The Malaclemys terrapin pileata isolate rMalTer1 unplaced genomic scaffold, rMalTer1.hap1 scaffold_84, whole genome shotgun sequence genomic interval GGCCAGGCATCCTCGGTCATCACCTACAACAGCAcgcccgccgccccccgccccaccccggcTGAGCCCCTCAAAAAGCAAGTGCTGAAGGAGTACATCCAAGCCCAGAAGGCGGCCGAGCAGGCGGCGGAGGAGGCAGGCGGCGGGGAGCCGCCAAAACCCCGCAGCCTGCGGCCCGGCCGCACCATGACCTACATGGCCAAGCCGGCCTACGTGGGCGCCGCCTCAGAGAGCCGCAGCGCCCCGCTGTGCCAGATCACTGTGCGCATCGGCGAAGAGGCCATTGTCAAGCGGCGCATCTCCGAGACCGACCTGATGCTGGACAAGAGCCCGAGGGGCCCCAAGCGTTTCGATTTCGGGCCGGCCGAGAAAGCAGCTCCCGGCAAACGGGCCGGCAGCTCCTATGCCCACAACGAGAGCGGCGAGGAAGAGAGCGACCGGGACGCTGAAGACCAGCTCTGGCGTCCGTACTACACCTACAAGCCCAAGCGGAAGGCCTGTGGCTCCGGCGGGGCTGGCTCCGGCATCCCCAAGGTGAAGCGGTCTTCCCGGTGGCGCCGCAAGCTGCGTTCCCTGCGCTGGATGAAGcgggcggaggaggaggaggaaagggaggagccCAGCCCGGCGCCCACCCGCGCCTCGCCAAGTCCCGGCGGCTCCGACGCCCCGGCGCCCGAACCGGCGCACAAGGCTGGGCGCGGCAGCGCCGACTGGAAACACGAGTGCGGTGCCTGCGGCAAGTTCTTCTCGGCGCTGAAGAAGCTGCGGAAACACGAGCGGGTGCACGGGCGGCCGGGCAAGGACGATCCGGCGCCAGCGCCGGCCCACCGGGTGGGCCGCAAGCCCTCGGTCAAATTCACCTGCGCCCACTGCGCCAAGGTCTGCAAGACCGCGGCGGCCCTGAGCCGGCACATGAAGCGGCACGAGGGGGAAAGCCGAGAGCCTGGCCCGGCCGCCCTGACCACCGTCATCGCCTATTCCAAAAAGCCGGAGGAGCCGGAGCCGGCGCTGGCGGCCGTCAAGGAGGAAATCACGCAGGAGATGCAGGTCTCTTCATCCAGCGGGGAGCCGCCGGCAGCGGAGGCCAGCCAGGCCTGCACCGCCGGCCAGCCGGCCATGCCAGAGAGTCAGGGGGCAGCGCCGCCCCGGGAGGAAGAGGTGATGCCGCCGGAGACGGGCGGGCCGCAGGAGGCGGCTGCCCCGCTAGCCGAAGCCACCACCAGCTGTATCGAGCTGGCCCCAGCGCCGCCCGCCCCCCAGGCTGCCCTCTCCTTGCAAGATCCCGTCATCTCGCACAccagcccggccccggcgccgcacgaggaggaggaggcggtggGTGGCTACCCAGAGAGGTACCCGGTGCAGGAGTACCCCCTGCCCCTACTGGCGCCCGGGGGCTGCCGGATCCGGAAGGAGGCAGAAGACAAGCCCGCGTTCCTCGCctaccccagccctctccctttcAATGCCGTGGGCAAGGCCGGGGCCGGCGAAGGGGAGGGCAAGGTGAGCTTCTACCCCGACCCCTACCCGCTCATGTACGGGCACCAGCTGCTGGCCGCCTACCCGTACAACTTCACCAACCTGGCCGCCCTGCCTGTGGCGCTGAACATGGTCCTGCCGGACGACAAGGGTCagcccctccctttcctgcccaGCGTCTTCGGTTACTCGGTCAACCCGTGCCGGAACGAGGCCCAGGACGGGGCTGGTGCCGGGGCCCACGGGGCcggcagcggggcggggggcggggcggcccTGCCCCGGGGGGTGGTCCGCGGggagcccccggcccccgagCGCCTGAAGAAGGGAAATTTCCTGTGAGTGGCAAGGGGGCAGGTGCCCGAGCTGggctaggctctggggtgggggagggggggtgatgcTGGAGGGGGTGCTGGTGTTGCAATGTGGGACGGGGGGGCATGGCCCAGCAGGGGAGGCACCCGGCGCCGAGGGGCGCTGgagctgtgtgcccccccccccccgaagtgtGAGAtaaggaccgggggggggggatcctggaGCTAGGCTGTGAGCTGTCACTCCAGATGGATCAGCCCCCCCTCCAACTCTCCCCCCCCTTCAGTGACTCCTggggaccccccctccccacggtCCTTAGGACCCCTTTCCCCTCGCAGTCCCCCGCCCCTGACCCCCAGGCCTTGCagctggcagatgtggggtggaggggggttgttacCCCAAGGGAGGGGCTATAGAGAGGGACCAATatgtgggagatgggggagccctATGTACCCCGCCAAAGAGTAAGGAGGTGGTTTAGGGGTGGGGGATCCCAGCTGTGAGGGGGGGCACTACAGTGCCCCCCGACCCAGAATGCActgcaaatccccccccccccacgcaccgGCTCCAGCAGTgttccagcagggggcgctaatACTCCAGCAGGGACCTGCcccgggctcccctccccacactgctgtcctcAGCTTCCTGCCCTGGGTACCCCCCAATCccatgcccagtaccccatgcaCCCCCATTCCCCTGTCCTGGTACCCCATGCACCCTCCATTCCCTTGCCCCaggcaccctccccaccccctgctgtccTCAGCTTCCTGTCCTGGGCACCCTCCATtcccctgccctgggcacccccccatgccctcccacgcccatcctcctccccaggccccccccccgcgctcccagCCCTGGCGGGGCGCCAGGCTCAGCGGGTGACGCTGCGTTTTGGAGCTGCGACCGGCTGACTCACTTTTTCCTTTCGGGGCCGGGAACCCAGCTCCAGCCCTTCCAGAAACTTCcctggtccccccgcccccctggcctctcccagcagggggccctGTCACCCGACCCCCCACAGATCTTCCCTGGGGGAAGATCGGGGGGGTTCCCATTTGCACTAGTCATTTTCTGTTTTGggccactgacccccccccccccccgactgcacTAGCACCTCCCCTGATTACAGCCCCCGTCTTTCTCCATCACCCCCTTCCTTCACCTCTGGGACCCCCCCCTTGTAGGAATTGGgaccctggagctggctctgagGTGCCagttccgccccccccccccccgctggcaAGGCGGGGGGTGGTGGTATAGGAAAAAGGGGGGTATCCCCCTAAAAAGAGACCCCTAATAAATGACTGTGGTTCAAAGGACTCCAAAAGTGGGGGGGCTCTGCAGTGagccccccggcccacccagccccccacgATCCCTCCCCACACCGGCCCCCCTAAAATCCACTCCTCTGCCCCCCGCAAACTGCTTCCCTGCCCGTGTCCCTAAAATCCCCCTGTCCGCTTCCCCTGCCTGTGcaccccaaatcctgcccctCTACTATCCAGCTGCACTGTCACTCCAATCCATCTGGCCCCCCCATGTACCCTCTGCGCCCTGAAACCAGCACATTTTAAACCATCCAATCTCTGTAGCGGGTTGCATTACAGATCTTTGGGGGGACCTGTCACCCCTTATTCTGCAGATCTTGCCCCTCCAATTGCCAGCTCCCCATCCTCCCCTTTTGGGGGgaccccatgcacccccccattcccctgtGCTGGTTTCCCCATGCACCCCCATggggggggacatggggaggggggtctgcACCCCTTTGACCCTTGACATCTGGGTCATGAAGGACTTGtgctgtgcaggggggtgggTTGTGCCGCTCCCAGAATCCTTTGTTGCCCCAGGAGGAGAGTGGGTCAGATTTGGGGGAGCAAAGGGGTGTGTGGATTTCCCTGGGGGATTGAGGGGGTGGGAATCTGGGGTTTGGCCCATTTATACACCCCGGTAGCTGGGAGGGGGATGATCTCCCTTGCTCAACCTGTGGGGAGGGGCTAAGGAGGAAATGgggacagcccccccaaccttgCCCCCAAACCAACCCCTAAACTCCCTCGCCCCCAAACTCGCCCATGACCCctatggggctggggaggggaacagagaatccccccccccccccaattccagGGATGCGGGGGGCGAGGTCTCTATCACTTACCCCCCGCCGCCCTAGCtttccagccagcagggggcactgctggGCATGGAGCTTTGATCTCCCTGAGGGCCTTCCCAGGCCGCCTGATACCCCCCACAGTAGTGGGCGTGCTGCGGGGCTGCAGGGAAATGCTCCCCGCTCTGCTGCGGCGCGGCAATGCTCCCCGCTCTGCTGCGCCGCGTAGCGACGGGCGATGGACCCCGCTCTGCTGCGCCGCGTAGCGACGGGCGATGGATCCCGCTCTGCTGCGGCGCCGCACTGCGACGGGCGATGGACCCTGCTCTGCTGCGCTGCGTAGCGACGGGCGATGGATCCCGCTCTGCTTCGGCGCGGCGCCGCACTGCGACGGGCGATGGACCCCGCTCTGCTGCGGCGCGGCGCCGCACTGCGACGGGCGATGGACCCCGCTCTG includes:
- the ZBTB4 gene encoding zinc finger and BTB domain-containing protein 4, whose product is MAPVLELSDAAHSRCLLVELNEQRLRGHFCDVTIIAEDTKFPAHRNVLAACSPYFKAVLSEEPAGHQPAQVLELPDIQAGVFSDILNFIYRSRLSVPSPAAARQIGAAGRRLGISWLENLDPAAQAKEMSEPWSPEAAGDTSASSPRSCASPVDLTCPSRPAASPVCLQEPARPPSPQREADNETETAKILYALSTAPAEPGAPDWEQERGAAELPAAGGEPAPSSSSPAGSAFRCGLCSRSFATPAALSLHLKLHRSRRSLSCRHCGKSFIHVKRLQTHEVLCKEAGEEEEAAAVGGSAVAGGSEAAAPAAPLPPAAPALPKPASSKKGLLFRHRALQRLEYIPEQDHFVKVVDGHVIYFCTVCERSYMTLSSLKRHSNVHSWRRKYPCRYCDKVFALAEYRTKHEVWHTGERRYQCIFCWETFVTYYNLKTHQKAFHGINPGLISSEKTPNGGYKPRLNALKLYRLLPMRSQKRPYKTYSPGLLPEGLLLPPQPLPVALGEGDPAAGPGGEAGPGFASANTLEAPEAERFLLPAPAERHETGPPPFLAEEARRAPADGEAPSVIAYGHPAASVIVHSTSVGGGGGQASSVITYNSTPAAPRPTPAEPLKKQVLKEYIQAQKAAEQAAEEAGGGEPPKPRSLRPGRTMTYMAKPAYVGAASESRSAPLCQITVRIGEEAIVKRRISETDLMLDKSPRGPKRFDFGPAEKAAPGKRAGSSYAHNESGEEESDRDAEDQLWRPYYTYKPKRKACGSGGAGSGIPKVKRSSRWRRKLRSLRWMKRAEEEEEREEPSPAPTRASPSPGGSDAPAPEPAHKAGRGSADWKHECGACGKFFSALKKLRKHERVHGRPGKDDPAPAPAHRVGRKPSVKFTCAHCAKVCKTAAALSRHMKRHEGESREPGPAALTTVIAYSKKPEEPEPALAAVKEEITQEMQVSSSSGEPPAAEASQACTAGQPAMPESQGAAPPREEEVMPPETGGPQEAAAPLAEATTSCIELAPAPPAPQAALSLQDPVISHTSPAPAPHEEEEAVGGYPERYPVQEYPLPLLAPGGCRIRKEAEDKPAFLAYPSPLPFNAVGKAGAGEGEGKVSFYPDPYPLMYGHQLLAAYPYNFTNLAALPVALNMVLPDDKGQPLPFLPSVFGYSVNPCRNEAQDGAGAGAHGAGSGAGGGAALPRGVVRGEPPAPERLKKGNFL